Proteins from a genomic interval of Coleofasciculaceae cyanobacterium:
- a CDS encoding NADH-quinone oxidoreductase subunit M, whose protein sequence is MLSALILIPFVSAAIIGLISHQGNTPRNIAIVTAVSVLVINIIVAFQFDYQQESFQFVEDIPWIEWIGLNYHLGIDGLSFPLVLLNSFLTLIAIFSTSSTIQRPRLYYAMLLLLSGGAAGAFLAQDLLLFFLFYELEIIPLYFLIAIWGGAQRGYAAMKFLLYTAVSGILVLASFLGLVWLTEASSFDYLPLRSHTLPLATQLLLLAPLLVGIFIKIPIFPFHTWLPDAHVQASTPISVLLAGVLLKLGTYALLRFAVGLFLEGWLYLAPWLAILASISALYGASCAIAQKDMKKVVAYSSIAHMAYILLAATATTRLSMTAAVFQMVSHGLISAFLFLLVGMVYKKTGSRDVDVLRGLLNPERGLPVTGGLMILGVMASSGLPGMVGFISEFLVFRGSFPIFPIPTLLCLVGTGLTAVYFLLVINKVFFGRLTEGLAQLPPVKWSEHAPAFVLLLLIITFGIKPDWVTHICEVQAIALLTGS, encoded by the coding sequence ATGCTCAGTGCCTTAATTTTGATTCCTTTTGTGAGTGCAGCCATAATTGGTTTGATTTCTCACCAAGGAAATACTCCCCGCAATATTGCTATTGTTACCGCAGTTAGCGTTTTAGTCATTAACATAATTGTTGCTTTTCAGTTTGATTACCAACAGGAAAGCTTTCAGTTTGTCGAAGATATTCCCTGGATTGAATGGATTGGTTTGAACTATCACTTGGGAATTGATGGTCTTTCTTTTCCTTTGGTACTGCTCAATAGTTTCTTAACTCTGATTGCCATCTTTAGTACTAGTTCAACTATTCAAAGACCTAGACTATACTACGCTATGTTGCTACTGTTGAGTGGCGGGGCGGCAGGGGCGTTTTTGGCTCAAGATTTATTGCTGTTCTTTTTGTTCTATGAACTGGAAATTATACCTCTATACTTTTTGATTGCCATTTGGGGTGGTGCACAACGAGGTTACGCAGCAATGAAGTTTTTGCTTTATACTGCTGTGTCGGGAATTTTAGTCTTGGCTTCTTTCTTGGGTTTGGTCTGGTTGACCGAGGCAAGCAGCTTTGATTATCTACCGTTGCGATCGCATACTTTACCTCTAGCCACTCAACTACTGTTACTTGCACCATTGCTGGTAGGAATCTTCATCAAAATTCCGATTTTTCCTTTTCATACTTGGCTTCCTGATGCTCACGTCCAGGCATCTACTCCCATATCGGTGCTGCTGGCAGGAGTATTACTAAAGCTAGGTACTTATGCTCTGTTGCGTTTTGCGGTGGGACTGTTTCTCGAAGGCTGGTTATATCTTGCTCCTTGGTTGGCAATTTTAGCCAGTATTAGTGCTTTATATGGGGCATCTTGTGCGATCGCGCAGAAAGATATGAAAAAAGTAGTGGCATACTCGTCCATTGCTCACATGGCTTATATCCTTCTAGCTGCCACCGCTACTACTCGTCTTAGCATGACCGCAGCAGTATTCCAAATGGTCAGCCACGGTTTAATCTCAGCCTTTCTTTTCCTCCTGGTGGGCATGGTTTACAAAAAAACTGGTTCACGAGACGTAGATGTCTTACGAGGCTTACTTAATCCAGAAAGAGGACTGCCTGTTACTGGCGGATTAATGATCTTAGGCGTGATGGCAAGCTCTGGGCTACCTGGGATGGTCGGTTTTATCTCGGAATTTCTAGTATTTAGAGGCAGTTTTCCTATTTTCCCGATCCCAACTCTGCTTTGCCTTGTGGGAACAGGTCTAACAGCAGTTTACTTCTTATTAGTTATTAATAAAGTCTTTTTTGGTCGCTTGACAGAAGGACTGGCTCAACTACCTCCTGTGAAATGGAGTGAACACGCGCCTGCCTTTGTCTTGCTGCTGCTGATTATTACCTTTGGGATTAAGCCAGACTGGGTAACTCACATCTGCGAAGTACAGGCGATCGCTCTGTTAACAGGGAGCTAA
- a CDS encoding CO2 hydration protein, with protein sequence MVGISVKRSKSLLIEEYITRLEKGEALLDNSPQNLIEVIGILKSYGVVLDAYSTNLCYTANTQFLKLFPVFKYFNGKVDAASVAKFVWHDRINYEYAEYCMKAMFWHGGGGLDAYLNTPEFAQQTDKLIREYHKYNPLMLTLHKAFKDFLPEQMRQMCYYSALGQFWRVMSDMFLELSDSYDRGEIKSIPDVVKFILDALVADAMRPITYTVKLRDREFDILPKSAGLTFLADTAVPYVEAIFFRGTPFPGTVSYNAQAYEIPYDPGMFNYGALYADPLPIGGAGIPPTLLMQDMRHFLPDYLRQLYEQKSIRGLGDIRIQICESFQKSMFCVTTAAVKGLAPHPLDTDDPEQKLANRKYLTGWLNRILESQLIKVNSQTRNQLTAKLS encoded by the coding sequence ATGGTCGGCATTTCCGTTAAACGTTCCAAATCCCTTTTGATTGAAGAATATATTACCAGGCTAGAAAAAGGAGAAGCCTTGCTTGATAATTCTCCTCAAAATTTAATCGAAGTTATCGGTATTCTTAAAAGTTATGGCGTAGTTTTAGATGCTTACTCTACCAATCTTTGCTATACCGCTAATACCCAATTTTTAAAACTGTTTCCCGTGTTTAAGTATTTTAATGGCAAGGTAGATGCGGCTAGTGTAGCTAAGTTTGTTTGGCACGATCGCATTAATTACGAATATGCTGAATACTGCATGAAAGCAATGTTTTGGCATGGTGGCGGTGGTTTAGATGCCTATCTCAATACTCCAGAGTTTGCCCAGCAAACCGATAAGCTAATCAGGGAGTATCATAAGTACAACCCTTTGATGCTGACTTTACACAAGGCATTCAAAGATTTTCTACCCGAGCAAATGCGCCAAATGTGTTACTATAGCGCGCTGGGACAGTTTTGGCGGGTAATGAGCGATATGTTTCTGGAGCTATCTGATAGTTACGATCGCGGTGAGATTAAGTCTATTCCCGACGTGGTTAAGTTTATTCTTGATGCTCTAGTGGCAGATGCCATGCGTCCGATTACCTATACAGTAAAGTTGCGCGATCGTGAATTTGATATCCTGCCAAAGTCCGCAGGATTGACTTTCTTAGCTGATACCGCCGTACCTTATGTTGAAGCAATCTTTTTTAGAGGAACTCCTTTTCCAGGTACAGTATCTTATAATGCCCAAGCTTATGAGATTCCCTATGACCCAGGAATGTTTAACTACGGCGCACTCTATGCCGATCCTTTGCCTATTGGTGGCGCTGGTATTCCTCCGACACTTTTAATGCAGGATATGCGCCATTTTTTACCAGACTATCTTCGCCAACTCTATGAACAAAAAAGTATTCGTGGGTTAGGAGATATAAGAATACAAATTTGTGAGAGTTTTCAAAAATCAATGTTCTGCGTTACTACCGCAGCGGTAAAAGGATTAGCTCCTCATCCTCTTGATACAGACGATCCTGAACAAAAACTGGCTAACCGCAAATATTTAACAGGCTGGCTAAACCGAATTCTAGAATCTCAATTGATTAAAGTCAACAGCCAAACTAGAAATCAACTAACAGCAAAGCTCTCTTAA